From a region of the Defluviitalea raffinosedens genome:
- a CDS encoding TrkH family potassium uptake protein, translating to MNYRIIGKTLGIILMTEALLMIPSFLISIYHNQEDKYPFLFCILLTGAVGFILYKLKTEKKAIRIKEGLAIASFGWIALSIFGALPFVFSGSIPSYIDALFETISGFTTTGATLVNNVEALPKGILFWRSFTHWIGGMGILVFTVAFLPVVGGFQMFKAESPGPTADRFVPRIKDTAKILYITYIALTLMQMALLLLGGMSLFESAVHTFGTVGTGGLSTRSASIGAFNSTYIHMVIAVFMVLSGINFSLYYALLKRKWRDVLRDQELIFYLAIIFVSTLLIAFNLKSTLYRNFGLALKDAFFQVSSIITTTGYTTVDFDLWPSFSKALLFLLMFVGGCAGSTAGGVKVIRILVLFKLIKKEIKKIFHPRAIIPIRAGEDKVIHNDTITGITSFVALYFFIFMLSTVLISLEGIDLESTITAVAATLGNIGPGFGLVGPARSFSPFSPLSKILFSILMLLGRLELFTMVALFAPKSWRNEI from the coding sequence ATGAACTATAGAATTATAGGAAAGACATTGGGGATCATACTGATGACAGAGGCTTTACTTATGATTCCATCTTTTCTTATATCAATATACCATAATCAAGAAGACAAATATCCTTTTCTTTTTTGTATTTTATTAACCGGTGCAGTTGGTTTTATTTTGTATAAGTTAAAAACTGAAAAAAAAGCAATCAGGATTAAAGAAGGATTGGCTATAGCATCTTTTGGATGGATTGCTCTTTCTATATTTGGTGCACTTCCTTTTGTATTTTCAGGGAGTATACCTTCTTATATAGATGCATTATTTGAGACAATTTCTGGCTTTACGACTACTGGAGCTACTTTAGTAAACAATGTTGAGGCTTTGCCCAAGGGGATTCTATTTTGGCGTTCTTTTACCCACTGGATTGGTGGGATGGGGATTTTAGTTTTTACAGTTGCATTTTTGCCTGTTGTAGGAGGCTTCCAAATGTTTAAAGCAGAAAGCCCGGGACCTACAGCAGACAGGTTTGTACCGAGAATAAAAGATACGGCAAAGATCTTGTATATCACTTATATTGCCCTTACACTCATGCAAATGGCTTTACTTTTATTAGGAGGGATGAGTCTTTTTGAATCAGCTGTTCATACCTTTGGAACCGTAGGAACTGGAGGGCTTTCAACCAGAAGCGCCAGCATAGGTGCTTTTAACAGTACTTATATTCATATGGTGATAGCTGTATTCATGGTATTGTCGGGGATAAATTTTTCGCTGTATTATGCCTTGCTGAAAAGAAAATGGAGAGATGTATTAAGAGACCAGGAACTTATCTTTTATTTGGCGATTATTTTCGTCTCAACTTTATTAATTGCATTTAATCTAAAATCTACTCTATATAGAAATTTTGGATTAGCCTTAAAAGATGCATTTTTCCAGGTAAGTTCTATTATTACCACTACGGGATATACTACGGTGGATTTTGATCTGTGGCCGTCTTTTAGCAAAGCGTTGTTATTCTTGCTTATGTTTGTTGGGGGCTGTGCTGGCTCTACTGCCGGTGGGGTAAAAGTCATTAGAATTTTAGTTTTATTCAAACTGATTAAAAAAGAAATTAAAAAGATTTTTCATCCCAGAGCCATCATTCCTATCAGAGCCGGTGAAGATAAGGTGATTCATAATGATACGATCACGGGAATTACCAGTTTTGTGGCTTTATATTTCTTCATCTTTATGCTATCAACAGTTCTTATTTCTCTTGAAGGAATTGATTTAGAAAGCACGATCACTGCCGTAGCTGCAACCCTTGGAAATATAGGTCCGGGCTTTGGACTCGTAGGTCCAGCAAGGTCATTCAGTCCGTTTAGTCCCCTGAGTAAAATACTCTTTTCAATCTTGATGCTGCTTGGAAGACTTGAACTGTTTACCATGGTAGCCCTGTTTGCGCCGAAGTCCTGGAGAAATGAAATATAA
- a CDS encoding SGNH/GDSL hydrolase family protein — translation MIKTTIVGFGDSLTYGYGVPRNAGYVERLEKFMPQYFPNISWHICNSGTSGDTTREGLMRLEKNVLSFHPNIVFILFGSNDSAMNEKQFRSLEEYENNLKEIIVKIKNHNNRTGLNGCIPIPVLITPPPVREEVCAPVRTNNRLKQYGYIVKTLAKEYHCPLIDFFEQVISHENYYELLADDGLHLSEKGYDLLYDLVFAEITKLIDYQGVLKDWDKYEEEY, via the coding sequence ATGATCAAAACTACTATCGTCGGCTTTGGAGACAGTCTTACTTATGGATATGGGGTTCCACGAAATGCTGGATATGTTGAAAGGCTAGAAAAATTTATGCCCCAGTACTTTCCCAATATCTCATGGCATATATGCAATAGCGGCACTTCGGGAGATACCACCAGAGAAGGTTTAATGAGATTAGAAAAGAATGTTCTTTCCTTTCATCCGAATATCGTATTTATTCTGTTCGGATCAAATGACTCTGCTATGAACGAAAAGCAATTCAGATCTCTCGAAGAATATGAAAATAATTTAAAAGAAATCATCGTAAAAATCAAGAATCATAATAACCGTACGGGATTAAACGGCTGCATCCCTATTCCTGTATTAATTACGCCTCCCCCTGTTCGGGAAGAAGTATGTGCGCCTGTTCGAACCAATAATCGGCTAAAGCAGTACGGGTATATCGTTAAAACATTGGCCAAAGAATATCACTGCCCCTTGATTGACTTTTTTGAACAGGTAATAAGCCATGAAAATTACTATGAATTGCTAGCAGATGACGGTCTGCATCTCAGTGAAAAGGGTTATGATCTTCTGTATGATCTGGTGTTTGCAGAGATTACGAAGCTCATAGATTACCAAGGGGTATTAAAAGATTGGGACAAATATGAAGAAGAATATTAA
- the fusA gene encoding elongation factor G translates to MKTYTMDQIRNVVLLGHGGCGKTTIAEAMLYVTGQIKRQGKVDEGNTVSDYDPEEIRRKFSINTSIIPVEWKDAKINILDTPGYFDFVGEVKQAVRAADSAIIVVSAKSGIEVGTEKAWEYAEEANLPRMIFVNAMDDEHANLPKILEELKEKFGKCIAPFQVPFKENERFAGFVNVVKMEGRRFANGTVVPCDIPEGMEDEIDPVRNMILEAVAETSEELMEKYFNEEEFTLEEIQEALHKGVLDGSIVPVLCGTALNNTGIRVLLNSIIEYMPNPSEVHAVLKGKNPKTEKDEERKCAVDEPTSVFVFKTIVDPYIGRLSIFKVYSGKLKADSVLYNGNKDVEEKISHIYVLKGKEQIEVSELNSGDIGAVAKLHDTMTGDTLSDPSKPIIYPPIEFPESLMQMAVFPKGKGDEEKMSSGLQRLMEEDPTFHIFLDKETHEEIIYGIGEQHLDVIINKLKSKFKIEVELLPPTIPYRETIKGKVKVQGKHKKQSGGHGQYGDVWMEFEPSGNLEVPYIFEEKIFGGAVPKQYFPAVEKGLQESVKHGVLAGYPVVGLKATLVDGSYHPVDSSEMAFKIATSIAFKEGLLKAKPVILEPIVKVTVTVPDEYTGDIMGDLNKRRGRILGMAPKGKYQQIDAEVPMAEMFKYATDLRSMTQARGSFTMKFDRYEEAPHDVQQKVIEARKKEA, encoded by the coding sequence ATGAAAACCTATACCATGGATCAAATTCGAAATGTTGTACTTTTGGGTCACGGGGGATGTGGAAAGACTACTATAGCAGAAGCAATGTTATATGTTACAGGGCAAATTAAAAGACAGGGAAAAGTTGATGAAGGCAATACCGTAAGTGATTATGACCCTGAAGAAATAAGAAGAAAGTTTAGTATTAATACATCTATTATTCCTGTTGAGTGGAAAGATGCCAAAATTAATATTTTAGATACACCGGGATATTTTGATTTTGTAGGAGAAGTAAAGCAGGCAGTCCGTGCTGCAGATTCAGCCATTATCGTTGTGTCTGCCAAATCCGGCATAGAAGTAGGAACAGAGAAAGCTTGGGAATACGCAGAAGAAGCAAATCTTCCCAGAATGATTTTTGTGAATGCTATGGATGATGAACATGCTAATTTACCTAAAATATTGGAAGAGCTGAAAGAAAAATTTGGAAAATGTATCGCGCCCTTCCAGGTACCCTTTAAAGAAAATGAGCGATTTGCAGGCTTTGTAAATGTGGTTAAGATGGAAGGAAGAAGATTTGCCAATGGTACAGTTGTTCCTTGTGATATTCCTGAAGGCATGGAAGATGAAATTGATCCTGTCAGAAATATGATCCTGGAAGCAGTGGCAGAAACTTCAGAAGAATTGATGGAGAAATATTTTAATGAAGAAGAATTCACTTTGGAAGAAATCCAGGAAGCCCTGCATAAAGGAGTGTTGGATGGAAGCATCGTACCTGTATTATGTGGTACAGCACTGAACAATACAGGAATTCGTGTTCTGCTTAACTCGATCATTGAGTACATGCCAAATCCATCAGAAGTTCATGCTGTTCTAAAAGGAAAAAATCCAAAGACAGAAAAAGACGAAGAGAGAAAATGTGCTGTGGATGAACCAACTTCTGTATTCGTTTTCAAGACCATTGTAGACCCTTATATTGGAAGGCTCTCTATATTCAAAGTGTACTCAGGAAAACTGAAGGCAGATTCCGTTTTATATAATGGAAATAAAGACGTTGAAGAAAAAATCTCCCACATTTACGTACTTAAAGGTAAAGAGCAAATTGAAGTATCAGAGCTTAATTCAGGAGACATAGGGGCAGTTGCAAAACTTCATGATACGATGACAGGAGATACTTTATCCGATCCTAGTAAACCGATCATTTATCCTCCAATAGAGTTTCCTGAATCCCTCATGCAGATGGCTGTATTTCCGAAAGGAAAAGGTGACGAAGAAAAAATGTCTTCAGGGCTTCAGAGACTTATGGAAGAAGATCCGACTTTCCACATCTTCTTAGATAAAGAAACCCATGAAGAAATCATCTATGGTATAGGCGAACAGCATCTGGATGTGATTATTAACAAACTTAAATCTAAATTTAAGATAGAAGTTGAATTACTACCTCCTACTATTCCTTACAGAGAAACTATTAAAGGTAAAGTTAAAGTTCAAGGAAAACATAAAAAGCAGTCCGGTGGGCATGGTCAATACGGAGATGTTTGGATGGAGTTTGAGCCTTCAGGTAATCTGGAAGTTCCGTATATTTTTGAAGAAAAGATTTTTGGTGGAGCTGTTCCAAAGCAATATTTCCCCGCAGTAGAAAAAGGTCTTCAGGAAAGTGTTAAACATGGAGTACTGGCAGGATATCCAGTGGTTGGGCTAAAGGCTACTTTGGTTGATGGTTCTTATCACCCTGTAGATTCTTCCGAAATGGCATTCAAGATTGCTACTTCCATTGCTTTTAAAGAAGGGCTTTTAAAAGCTAAACCTGTGATTTTAGAGCCCATTGTAAAAGTTACTGTAACTGTTCCGGATGAATATACAGGGGACATTATGGGAGATCTTAATAAACGAAGAGGAAGAATCTTAGGGATGGCGCCAAAAGGCAAATATCAACAGATTGATGCAGAAGTGCCTATGGCCGAAATGTTTAAATATGCAACGGACCTTCGTTCCATGACCCAGGCAAGAGGAAGCTTCACCATGAAGTTTGACAGATACGAAGAAGCACCTCACGATGTACAGCAAAAGGTGATCGAAGCAAGAAAGAAAGAAGCTTAA
- the aroA gene encoding 3-phosphoshikimate 1-carboxyvinyltransferase, with translation MIVNPKDRINGEITVPGDKSISHRAVMLGSIAEGITEVTGFLMGADCLSTIECFRTLGIPIEVNDKKVTIHGKGLLGLAAPAKTLDVGNSGTTIRLMSGILSAQSFSSELTGDASIQKRPMLRIVAPLREMGAKIDGKEGGKYCPLHIEGQPLKGIHYNLPVASAQVKSAILLASLYAEGETIIIEPAPSRNHTEIMVNFFGGKIVQKDNVIISSPVEKLTGQYIEVPGDISSAAYFIAAALILPNSELLIKNVGVNPTRDGIITVFKQMGADIELLNQRTQCGEPVADILVRSSDLHGTEIGGSLIPKLIDEIPVIAAAACYAQGTTIIKDAQELKVKESNRIQTMVSELKKMGASITETDDGMIIEGSHSLRGSEVESYHDHRVAMSLAIAALRAKGETRIHNSDCVNISFPDFFSCLEKL, from the coding sequence ATGATCGTCAATCCTAAGGATCGAATCAATGGAGAAATTACTGTTCCAGGAGATAAATCCATCTCTCACAGAGCCGTTATGCTTGGTTCCATTGCTGAGGGCATAACTGAAGTTACAGGATTTCTGATGGGCGCAGATTGTCTTTCTACCATTGAATGCTTTAGAACACTTGGTATTCCTATTGAAGTAAATGACAAGAAGGTCACCATCCACGGGAAAGGACTTCTGGGACTTGCGGCACCAGCAAAGACCTTAGATGTGGGCAATAGTGGCACAACGATAAGACTTATGTCAGGAATTCTCTCCGCTCAGTCTTTCTCATCGGAGCTTACAGGAGATGCTTCCATTCAAAAAAGGCCAATGCTGAGAATAGTGGCGCCGCTAAGAGAAATGGGAGCCAAAATAGATGGAAAAGAAGGCGGCAAATACTGCCCTCTGCATATTGAAGGCCAACCCTTAAAAGGGATCCATTATAATCTTCCTGTAGCCAGCGCTCAGGTAAAATCTGCCATACTCCTTGCTTCTTTATATGCTGAAGGAGAAACTATAATTATAGAACCTGCTCCTTCCAGAAATCATACAGAGATTATGGTAAATTTTTTTGGCGGAAAAATCGTCCAAAAAGACAATGTCATCATAAGTTCCCCGGTAGAAAAGCTTACCGGACAATACATAGAGGTTCCCGGAGACATCTCTTCAGCCGCCTACTTTATTGCCGCTGCACTGATCCTTCCAAATTCAGAGCTATTAATTAAAAATGTCGGTGTTAATCCCACTCGGGATGGAATTATTACCGTATTTAAGCAAATGGGCGCCGATATTGAACTTCTTAATCAGCGCACTCAATGCGGTGAACCGGTAGCGGACATTTTGGTTCGTTCTTCCGATCTTCATGGCACAGAAATTGGAGGAAGTTTAATTCCCAAACTGATTGATGAAATTCCTGTCATTGCTGCAGCTGCATGTTATGCTCAAGGTACAACCATTATAAAAGATGCACAGGAATTAAAAGTAAAAGAATCCAACAGAATTCAAACTATGGTATCGGAACTTAAGAAGATGGGAGCATCCATTACAGAAACAGATGACGGAATGATTATAGAAGGAAGTCATTCTTTAAGAGGTTCAGAAGTAGAAAGCTATCATGACCACAGGGTTGCTATGTCTCTTGCCATTGCTGCCTTAAGAGCAAAAGGTGAAACAAGGATCCATAACAGTGACTGCGTAAACATTTCTTTCCCAGACTTCTTTTCTTGTCTTGAAAAGCTTTAA
- the trkA gene encoding Trk system potassium transporter TrkA yields MKVLIVGIGKLGYRLAESLINEDIDVTLMDQNPKVLERINDYLDVLTIRANGIEIEVLKEINIKSYDFLIATTYSDETNAMICSIAKKLGCKKTIARIRNPEYTKQIDFIKEEMGIDHIINPELATSNEIVRYLLKSYNFYSEDFAKGKVSILDFNIKNLSDFVGKNIVELGDMEDLLIAAITRNDEIIIPHGYTQLIENDIIHVIGSTEKIDRFGERFNIYADRGKIKRVMILGGGNIAYYLAQKLKAFNIKVSIIEQDRERCRYLSERLSDALIIRGDGTDINLLEEEGLESMDAFIGATGFDEQNLLMTLMANQAGVNKTIAKISRPNYIKIIDNLGIDVALNPTNIAVSSVLKFIRGGKVVSVSLLLGGQAEVTEVIAIKGSRIVGKPISELGLPKGIIIGAIVHQGKVAIPSGNTVIEPDDRLIIFCLSSNVPDLEMFIKPAKGGLFK; encoded by the coding sequence TTGAAAGTACTTATAGTAGGCATAGGGAAGCTTGGATACAGACTGGCAGAATCCCTGATCAACGAAGATATTGATGTAACTTTAATGGATCAAAACCCAAAAGTGTTGGAGAGGATCAATGACTATTTAGATGTATTGACTATTAGAGCCAATGGTATTGAAATCGAAGTACTAAAAGAAATTAACATTAAATCCTATGATTTTCTAATAGCTACAACTTATAGTGATGAGACCAACGCCATGATTTGCAGCATAGCAAAAAAATTAGGTTGTAAAAAGACTATTGCAAGGATAAGAAATCCTGAATATACGAAGCAAATAGATTTTATTAAAGAAGAAATGGGCATTGATCATATTATCAATCCGGAACTGGCTACTTCCAATGAAATAGTGAGGTATCTTCTTAAAAGCTATAACTTTTATTCTGAAGATTTTGCTAAGGGAAAGGTTTCAATTCTGGATTTTAATATAAAAAACTTATCCGATTTTGTAGGAAAAAATATTGTTGAATTGGGTGACATGGAAGATTTACTGATTGCAGCCATAACTAGAAATGATGAGATTATTATTCCCCATGGATATACACAGCTTATTGAAAATGATATTATCCATGTTATTGGAAGCACTGAAAAAATTGATCGATTTGGTGAAAGATTTAATATCTACGCTGATAGAGGCAAAATTAAAAGAGTAATGATTTTAGGCGGAGGGAATATTGCATACTATTTGGCCCAGAAGCTTAAAGCTTTCAATATAAAGGTTAGTATCATTGAACAGGACAGAGAAAGGTGCAGGTACCTTTCTGAAAGATTAAGCGATGCCTTAATCATTAGAGGAGATGGAACAGATATTAATCTTTTGGAAGAAGAAGGATTAGAGTCCATGGATGCCTTTATCGGAGCAACTGGTTTTGACGAGCAAAATCTTCTGATGACCCTCATGGCCAATCAGGCTGGAGTAAATAAAACCATTGCTAAAATAAGCAGACCCAATTATATAAAAATCATTGACAATCTGGGGATAGATGTTGCCCTAAACCCAACCAATATTGCAGTCAGCAGTGTTCTTAAGTTTATAAGAGGCGGAAAAGTTGTATCGGTTTCACTTCTATTGGGAGGACAGGCGGAAGTTACTGAAGTTATTGCAATCAAAGGTTCTCGTATTGTTGGGAAACCTATTTCAGAGCTGGGATTGCCTAAAGGAATTATCATTGGTGCCATAGTGCATCAAGGGAAGGTAGCAATACCTAGTGGGAATACTGTAATAGAGCCTGATGATAGGTTGATTATTTTTTGTTTATCATCCAATGTGCCGGATTTAGAAATGTTCATTAAGCCAGCGAAGGGTGGACTATTCAAATGA
- the aroF gene encoding 3-deoxy-7-phosphoheptulonate synthase — protein sequence MIVVMRHDATEENIRNVVQAIEQCGLTTHLSKGSEITIVGVIGDKSKLSKINLDLLPGVEKLVPVTESYKLANKKFHVGSSVIKVGNCEIGGNEIVIMAGPCAVESKEQLLETAHAVKKAGAQILRGGAYKPRTSPYAFQGLEEEGLKYMAEAREETGLAIVCEVTSIQAVETAVKYVDMLQIGARNMQNFQLLKEVGKTNIPVLLKRGLCATIEEWLNAAEYIMSEGNTNVVLCERGIRTYETATRNTLDISAVPVIKSKSHLPIIVDPSHATGVRAYVPSLAKAAVAAGADGLMIEVHPNPSCALSDGPQSLNPDDFFKLCSELKPLAEVIGRSFNGHE from the coding sequence ATGATTGTTGTAATGCGTCATGATGCTACGGAGGAGAATATTAGAAACGTTGTTCAGGCAATCGAACAGTGTGGATTAACAACTCATCTATCAAAAGGTTCTGAAATTACAATCGTCGGTGTTATAGGAGACAAATCAAAATTAAGTAAAATCAACCTTGATCTGTTGCCCGGAGTAGAAAAACTCGTGCCCGTAACAGAATCATATAAATTGGCAAATAAGAAATTCCATGTAGGTTCTTCTGTCATAAAAGTTGGTAACTGTGAAATTGGCGGAAATGAAATTGTTATTATGGCTGGTCCCTGTGCAGTTGAAAGCAAGGAGCAACTCTTAGAAACCGCCCATGCAGTTAAAAAAGCAGGCGCACAGATCTTAAGAGGCGGAGCTTATAAACCCCGAACATCTCCCTATGCTTTCCAAGGGCTTGAAGAAGAAGGCCTTAAATATATGGCTGAAGCAAGGGAAGAAACCGGTCTTGCTATCGTTTGCGAAGTAACCAGTATACAGGCTGTAGAAACTGCTGTCAAATATGTGGATATGTTGCAGATTGGCGCAAGAAATATGCAGAATTTCCAACTGCTTAAAGAAGTGGGCAAAACGAATATCCCTGTCCTGTTAAAAAGAGGTCTTTGCGCCACTATTGAAGAATGGCTCAACGCTGCAGAGTATATCATGAGTGAAGGAAACACCAATGTTGTACTGTGCGAAAGAGGCATCAGAACTTATGAAACTGCTACAAGAAATACACTGGATATCAGTGCCGTACCAGTTATTAAATCAAAAAGCCATCTTCCAATCATCGTAGACCCAAGCCATGCTACTGGAGTTCGTGCCTACGTTCCTTCTTTGGCAAAAGCTGCTGTTGCTGCAGGGGCTGATGGTCTTATGATCGAAGTACATCCCAATCCTTCCTGCGCTCTGTCAGATGGGCCTCAATCCCTTAATCCCGATGACTTCTTTAAATTATGTTCCGAATTAAAACCTCTTGCTGAGGTTATAGGAAGAAGCTTTAACGGCCATGAATAA
- a CDS encoding prephenate dehydrogenase, whose protein sequence is MNKVGIIGLGLIGGSLAKALKQKCNINNIIAMDIENSALKKALDEKVINDFTTVVDEHFSDCDLIFICTPVKQISSYVKKLLPFIKDDCILTDVGSTKSVILNELNVILDNTNIHFIGGHPMTGSEKAGYGASKGHLFENAYYILTPQPSTPENKVEQLKNIIVSIGAIPVILSPQDHDLVTASISHVPHILASALVNMVKSLDGKDKYMHKLAAGGFKDITRIASSSPEMWHNICMTNQKEILYVIDYLIEILMQFSSAVRNKEDDYIWNFFNSAKQYRDTFSNRSPGPFMKTYEIIVDIIDQPGSIASIATLLSNHGINIKNIGIINSREYENGVLQIIFDDETSQEKSIRLLQEMNYVIYKK, encoded by the coding sequence ATGAATAAGGTTGGAATCATTGGTCTTGGACTGATTGGAGGCTCTTTGGCAAAAGCCCTGAAGCAAAAATGCAACATCAATAATATCATTGCAATGGATATAGAAAACAGTGCCCTAAAAAAAGCACTGGATGAAAAAGTTATTAATGATTTTACAACAGTTGTAGACGAACATTTTTCTGACTGTGATCTCATATTTATATGTACACCGGTTAAGCAGATTTCCTCTTATGTAAAAAAGTTGCTTCCTTTTATAAAAGATGACTGTATCCTTACAGATGTGGGAAGTACAAAGTCTGTTATTTTAAATGAATTAAATGTCATCCTGGACAATACGAACATTCACTTTATTGGAGGGCATCCTATGACTGGCTCTGAAAAAGCCGGTTATGGTGCCTCTAAGGGACACTTGTTTGAAAATGCCTATTACATTCTTACGCCCCAACCTTCAACCCCTGAGAACAAAGTGGAACAATTAAAAAACATCATTGTTTCCATAGGAGCTATACCGGTTATTCTCTCTCCCCAGGATCACGATTTAGTAACTGCATCCATAAGCCATGTGCCACATATTCTGGCTTCAGCTTTGGTCAACATGGTAAAATCTTTGGACGGCAAGGACAAATACATGCATAAATTGGCTGCCGGAGGATTTAAAGACATTACCCGTATAGCTTCCTCTTCTCCTGAAATGTGGCATAATATTTGCATGACCAACCAAAAAGAAATCTTATATGTGATCGATTACTTAATAGAAATCCTCATGCAATTCTCATCTGCTGTCAGAAACAAAGAAGATGATTATATCTGGAACTTTTTTAACAGCGCCAAACAGTATCGGGATACCTTCTCCAACAGAAGTCCCGGACCATTTATGAAAACTTACGAAATTATAGTGGATATTATAGACCAACCGGGAAGCATTGCAAGCATCGCTACTTTATTAAGCAATCATGGTATCAATATTAAAAATATAGGCATCATCAACAGCAGAGAATATGAAAATGGCGTTCTCCAGATTATATTTGACGATGAAACAAGTCAGGAGAAAAGCATTAGACTACTTCAGGAAATGAATTATGTGATCTATAAAAAGTAA